Genomic segment of Burkholderiales bacterium:
TTCGTCCTGGCCGACCGCGGGTTGGTCACCATGACCAGTCCCTTCATGCGCGCCTATTCGCTGCTGCTGATCAAGACCTGCCATCACCGCGGCACTTTTGCGATGGGGGGGATGGCCGCGCAGATACCGATCAAGAACGATCCGGCCGCCAACGAGGTCGCGCTCGCAAAAGTGCGTGCTGACAAGGACCGGGAAGCAAGCGATGGGCACGACGGCACCTGGGTCGCACACCCTGGCCTCGTTCCTATCGCCAAGGAAGCATTCGACAGGGTGATGAAATCCCCGAACCAGATTTCGAGGCAGCGCCCCGACGTGAAAGTCGCCGCCCGGGATCTGCTCGATTTCCGGCCGAAAGGACCCATCACCGAGACCGGCCTGCGGCTCAATATCAATATCGGCATCCAGTATCTCGGTGCCTGGCTCGCGGGAACCGGTTGCGTGCCGATCTTCAATCTGATGGAGGACGCCGCGACGGCGGAAATATCGCGCGCGCAGATCTGGCACTGGATTCGCAGTCCGCTTGGCATCCTCGAGGATGGACGCAAGGTCACGAAGGACCTGTTTCAGGAGCTGCTGCCGCAGGAACTGAAAAAAGTGCGGGAGATCCTCGGCGAGAGAGGCTACGCGGCTGGCCGGTACGAAGAAGCCGCAAGGATGTTCGCCGACTTGACGCTCGCAGACGAGTTCGTCGAGTTTCTGACGCTGCCTGCGTACGAATACGTGGTATCCCAAGAGCATCGTTGACCGGATCGTGCAGCATCGAGGATGCAGGGCGTCCTTGATGGACGGCCTGCGATCGCACTCGGGAGCAAGCCACGCCCTCGGCGGACGCACGAGGAGGCGGGCCCGGGTTCCAGTTCTTGCAGGCTAACGGGACAAGCGGTTCTCCCGCCGTCGAGCACCGGGAATTGACATGCTGGACTGGACTCAACTTGTCAAATTGACAGTGACGCTCGTTGCCATCGTTGACCCGATCGCGGCCTTGCCGGTGTTCTTGAGCGCCACAGGCGGACTGAGCCGCGCCGCACGCAACCGCGTGGCAGTAACGGTAACCTTGACCGTGTTCGGAGTACTGACCGCTTCCGCACTGTTCGGAAAAGAGGTTCTCGCCCTGTTCGGCATCAGCCTGCCTTCCTTTCAGATCGGCGGAGGTATCTTGTTCCTGTTGCTCGCTGTTTCCATGCTGCAGGCCAAGGAGAGCTGGATCCGGCAGACCCCGGCCGAAGCCGAGGAAGCGATCGAGCGGGCGGGACTGGCGATTGTGCCGCTTGCCATTCCGCTGCTCGCCGGTCCGGGAGCCATCACCACCATGATCATCGCGGCTCATGAATCGCCGAGCGCACTTTCCCGTCTCGGCCTGCTCTTGCCTGCGGCGCTGATCGCCGCCGTGGTGTGGCTCACACTGATCTCCGCCAACCGGATCTCCGAGCGGCTCGGCCAGACCGGTATCAATATCATCACGCGCGTCATGGGTCTGATCATTGCGGCAATCGCCATCGAGTTCATCTACAAAGGCCTGGTCGAGTTGTTCCCGAAGCTGCGCTGAAATGATCTGGAAACCGGATGTCACCGTGGCCGCCATCATCGAAGCAGATGGTCGGTTTCTCCTGGTCGAGGAGCGTACTCGCGAGGGCGTGAAACTCAATCAGCCGGCAGGGCACCTGGAACCTCACGAATCTCTGATCGAGGGTGCGGTGCGCGAAGCGCTCGAAGAAACCGCCTATGACTTCGTGCCTGAGCATTTGATCGGCATCTACCGCTGGAGCAAGACGGACGGCAAGGTCACCTATCTGCGTTTCGCCTTTGCCGGCAAGCTCGGCGAGCGGCACGCGAAGCGGCGGCTCGACACCGGGATCGTGCGTGCGGTATGGCTTACGATCGACGAGATCCACGCCAGCCAGCAGCGTCATCGCAGCCCGCTGGTCCTGCGCTGTGTCGACGACTACCTGCGCGGCAGGCGGTTTCCGCTGGATCTGCTGGTGCACTGCGACTGACGGGACAGGCCGGACGATGGGCAAGCAACGGGTCATCATCGGCATGTCCGGCGGAGTGGATTCCTCGGTCGCGGCATGGCTGCTCAAGCAACAGGGCTACGAAGTCGTCGGGTTGTTCATGAAAAACTGGGACGACGATGATGACGAGCAGTATTGCACCTCGCGCCAGGATCTGATCGACGCGGTTTCGGTCGCGGAACTCATTGGCATCGAGATCGAGGCGGTGAATTTCACCGCGGAGTATAAGGAGCGCGTGTTCTCCAGCTTTCTGGCGGAGTATCGCGCCGGACGAACGCCCAATCCCGACGTACTGTGCAATGCCGAGATCAAATTCAAGGCGTTTCTCGAGCACGCGCTGAAGCTTGGAGCCGACCGGATCGCCACCGGACATTATGCGCAGTTGCGAGAGGTCGACGGACTGTACCAGCTGCTGAAGGCCGAGGATGGACTCAAGGATCAAAGCTACTTTCTTTACCGCCTCAATCAGGATCAACTCGCGCGGACGCTCTTTCCCCTGGGCACCATGCACAAACGTGACGTGCGCGCACTGGCGAGGAAGCTCGGATTGCCCAATTACGACAAGAAGGACTCGACTGGCATCTGTTTTATCGGCGAGCGCCCGTTCCGCGAATTTCTCAGTCGCTACCTTCCGAGCGAGCCGGGTGACATCACGACCGTCGAAGGTCGCGTGATAGGCCGGCACATGGGCTTGATGTATTACACGATCGGACAGCGGCAAGGGCTGGGAATCGGGGGACCAGGACAGGCGTGGTATGTCGCCGGCAAGGACATCCAACGCAACCGGTTGGTCGTGGTTCAGGGCCGCGAACATCCCGCGCTGCTGTCCAGCGCGCTGATCGCCTCGGAACTCTCGTGGATCAGTGGACGCCCGCCACACACGCACTGGGTCTACGGTGCCAAGACCCGCTATCGGCAGAAGGACGCGCCCTGCGAGATCGAGCGTGTCGATGCAGATCACTGCGAGGTACGTTTCGCCGAACCGCAGTGGGCGGTGACGCCGGGACAGTCGCTGGTAGTCTACGAAAGCCGTGTCTGTCTCGGCGGTGGCATCATTGCTCGCGCGGTTCCGGTAACAGACGACCTTCCAGCACAAGCCGAGCTTCAGGCTGGCTGAGGGCGGGCTGGAGGCGGGGGGCGAGCCCTGCGCCAGCCCCCATGCCCTATATCCCCCGACACCTCGCGCCAGCCTCGCAGTCGCGCCTGGAACGGTCGAGGTCCTCCAGGAATCTGCACTTCCTGGCCTTCTTCCGGGGCGGCAGGAAGGGAGGTGTCGAGTATCTGCCCTCGCCAGCGCACAACGCGCAGCAGCCTCGGCCATGGTGCTGCGTGCTAACATTGCCTCGTGAAATCAGAACGTTCTGCAATGGGGTTCACGCCGCTGACGGCGTTGTCGCCGCTTGACGGGCGTTATCACGGCAAGACCGCGCCCCTCGCCGATTACTTCAGCGAGTTCGCGTTGATCCGCTATCGGGTTCGCGTGGAAGTGGAGTGGCTCAAAGCGCTGTGCGCGGCAGAAGCGCTGCGCGAGATCCACCCGCTGTCGAACTCTGCGATCGCCCGTCTCGAAGGACTGGTGGAAAACTTTTCGCTGGCGGACGCCGAGGCGATCAAAGCCTGGGAAGCCCGCATCAATCACGACGTCAAGGCGATCGAATACTGGCTACGGGAGAAACTCGCTCTCGACCCCGAGACGGCGCGCGTCGCGCGATTCGTCCATTTCGCATGCACGTCCGAAGATATCAACAATCTGTGCCATGCGCTGATGCTGCGCGATTCACGTGCCCGAGTCGCGCTCCCACTGATGGACCGGTTGATCGACGCATTGTCCGCGCTTGCCGACAGCACCGCCGACATGCCGATGCTCTCGAGGACGCATGGACAGCCGGCGACGCCCACGACGCTGGGAAAGGAACTGGCGAACTTCGCGTACCGCCTTGGCCGTCAGCGGCGACGCCTCGCGGCGATTCGCCTTTCCGCCAAGATCAACGGGGCAGTCGGCAACTACAACGCCCATCTGGCAGCCTATCCGGATTTCGACTGGGAGTCATTTGCCCGGGCTTTCGTCGAGCAGTTGGATCTGGAATTCAATCCCTACACGACACAGATCGAACCGCACGACGTGATCGCCGAGCTGTTCGACGCGTACGCGGCCTTCAACGTCGTCCTCCTCGATTTGGACCGAGACATCTGGGGCTATATCTCCCTCGGCTACTTTCGCCAGCACACCACGGAGGGTGAAGTCGGCTCTTCGACCATGCCCCACAAGGTCAACCCCATCGATTTCGAGAATTCCGAAGGCAACCTCGGTATCGCGAACGCCCTGTTGCGGCACCTGAGCGAGAAACTGCCGATCTCCCGCTGGCAGCGCGACCTCACCGATTCCACGGCGCTGCGTAACATGGGCGTCGCATTGGGGCACAGCATCCTGGCCTACGACTCCTGTTTGCGGGGTCTGGGCAAGTTGCAGCCCGACCCAGCCCGGCTTGCCGAAGATCTCGATGTGAACTGGGAAGTCCTGGCCGAAGCCATCCAGACCGTGATGAAGCGCTACGGCGTCGAGGACGCTTACGAACAGCTCAAGGCGCTGACACGGGGCCGGAGCGGAATGACGCGCGAAGCGTTGCACGAGTTCCTCCGAGCACTGTCCATTCCGCCTGCCGAAAAGCAAAGGCTGCTCCGGCTCGCGCCGAGCGCCTATACCGGGCTTGCCAGCGCACTCGCGCGCCGCCTCGCGCGCAGCCGATTCTAGCTTCCCCCGGCTTTTCGCCAAGGGAGGCGATCTAACCCGCGGTCCTGGCGACCGCGCGCCGCTGCCGCCGGTACTCGATCACACCGGGCATGATCGACACCAATACGATCCCGAGAATGATGGCGGTCAGATTGTCCTTGACGAAGGGAAGATTGCCGAAGTAGTAACCGGCGTAGGTCAGCGACACGACCCAGAGTATGCCACCGGCGATGTTAAACGCGAGGAAGCGGCGGTAATTCATTTGTCCCACTCCGGCCACGAAAGGCGCATAGGTCCGGATGATGGGAATGAAGCGCGCGAGAACGATAGTTTTGCCTCCATGGCGCTCGAAGTAGGCGTGAGTTTTCTCCAAATAGGCGCGCTTGAAGAAGCGGGAATCCTCGAAGTGGAAGACCCGCGGCCCGATGTAACGGCCGATCGCATAGTTGACCGAATCGCCCAGAATTCCGGCAAGCGTGAGCAGTACGGCCAGCCAATGGACGTTGAGTTGTCCTGCCGCCGCCAGGGTCCCGCCGACAAACAGCAGTGAATCGCCGGGCAGGAAGGGCGTGACGACCAGCCCGGTCTCGAGGAACACGATCGCGAACAGAATCGCGTAGACCCAAGTACCGTAGCTTTGGACGAGTTCCCGAAGATGCTGGTCCAGGTGCAGCAGCAAGTCGAGAAGGCCGGCCAGCAGATCCACCGCTAGACCGCCTTATACGACAGCCTCTTCCTTCTTCCTTTCCGGCCTGACCAGATCCTCGCGCGTCACGCCCAGCCACATGACGATGGGACTTGCCACCAGAACGGAAGAATAGATGCCGAACAGAATACCGATGGTAAGTGCCAACGCGAAGTAGAAGAGCGTGTCGCCTCCGAAAATCAGCATCGACGTCACCATGATCTGAGTGCTGCCGTGAGTGATGATCGTGCGCGACATCGTGCGCGTGATCGCATTGTTGATGATCTCGGGCGTGGAAGCCTTGCGCAATTTGCGGAAGTTTTCGCGAATGCGGTCGAATACCACGACAGACTCGTTGACGGAATACCCTAGCACCGCCAGGACCGCCGCCAGCACCGGCAGCGAGAACTCCCACTGGAACAGCGCAAAGAATCCCAGAATGATCACCACGTCGTGCAAGTTGGCGATGATCGCCGCGACGCCGAATTTCCACTCAAAGCGCAAAGCCAGATAGGCAACGATCCCGAGCGAAACGAGCAGCAGCGCCAGCGCGCCGTTTTCCACCAACTCACGCCCCACCTGCGACCCGACAAAGTCCACTCGACGCAGCTCCACGGTCGGGTCGTCCTCCCTGAGCGCCTTGATGACCGTTTCGGAAAGCTGAGCACCACTCACGTTGGGCTTCACCGGCAACCGGATCAGTGCGGTCTGCGAGCTACCAAAACTCTGCACCACCGCGTCGCCGAGGCCGGCACGCCCCAAGGTGTCCCGAATCTTTGCGATCTGTGCCTCATGTCCGTAGTTCACTTCCATGACCGTACCGCCGGTGAACTCGACGCCGAGGTGTAGTCCACGGGTGGCGAGGAAGAACACCGCGAGCAGGAAGGTAATCAACGAGATCACGTTGAAAACCAGCGCATGACGCATGAAGGGAATGTCGTTTCGGATCCGGAAGAACTCCATGATTCGCTGTCCTCTTCAGGCGATCTTTCTACACGGGTTGCTGGCGCTTGTGCCAGTCGGTGTTGCCGATCGGAAGCCGTTCGAGCTTGCGCCTGCTGCCGTACACATAGTTCACGATGCCCCGCGACACGAACACGGCGCTGAACATAGAAGTTAGGATCCCGAGGCAATGCACGACCGCAAATCCGCGGACCGGCCCGGTGCCGAACAGAAACAGGGCGATGCCCGCGATCAGCGTCGTGATATTCGAATCCAGGATCGTCGCCCAAGCCCTTTCGTAGCCCGCGGCGATGGCCGCCTGCGGCGTCGTTCCGTTTCGAAGCTCCTCGCGAATCCGCTCGTTGATCAGTACGTTGGCGTCGATCGCCATGCCCAGCGTCAGGGCGATGGCTGCGATTCCCGGCAGCGTCAGTGTCGCCTGAAGCAGCGACAGCAGCGCAACCAGCAACATCAGGTTGACGCCCAGAGCGATGACCGAGATGACGCCGAATACGCTGTAGTAGACGATGATGAAGATCGACAGTGCCGCGAAACCAATCCACGTGGAATGGAATCCGCGTCTGATGTTGTCTGCCCCCAAGCTGGGGCCGACCGTGCGCTCCTCGACGATTTCCATCGGCGCAGCAAGGGCGCCCGCGCGCAGGAGCAATGCGACGTCCCGCGCTTCGGTCGTTGTCATGCGACCGGAAATTTGCACACGCCCGCCACCGATTTCCTGGCGCACCACGGGAGCCGTGACGACCTCGCCCCTGCCTTTCTCGATCAAGACCATCGCGATGCGGCGCCCGACGTTCTCGCGCGTGGCCTGCTGAAACAGGGTCGCGCCGCGCCCATCGAGCGTCAGATGAACGGCGGGCTCCCCCGTCTGGCCGTCGAATCCGGGCTGCGCATCGGAAATCCGATCACCCGTCAGAATGACTTCCTTTTTGAGGAGGTAAGGAGTTCCTTCGCGGTCGTAGAGCAGGTCGGTGCCCAGAGGAATCTGCCCCCCGATTGCCGCCTGCAACGTTACCGGGTCCATCTTGTCCTCGTCCACCAGTCGCACTTCGAGGCTGGCGGTTCGACCCAAGATCTCTTTCGCCTTGG
This window contains:
- a CDS encoding MarC family protein; this translates as MLDWTQLVKLTVTLVAIVDPIAALPVFLSATGGLSRAARNRVAVTVTLTVFGVLTASALFGKEVLALFGISLPSFQIGGGILFLLLAVSMLQAKESWIRQTPAEAEEAIERAGLAIVPLAIPLLAGPGAITTMIIAAHESPSALSRLGLLLPAALIAAVVWLTLISANRISERLGQTGINIITRVMGLIIAAIAIEFIYKGLVELFPKLR
- a CDS encoding NUDIX hydrolase; its protein translation is MIWKPDVTVAAIIEADGRFLLVEERTREGVKLNQPAGHLEPHESLIEGAVREALEETAYDFVPEHLIGIYRWSKTDGKVTYLRFAFAGKLGERHAKRRLDTGIVRAVWLTIDEIHASQQRHRSPLVLRCVDDYLRGRRFPLDLLVHCD
- the mnmA gene encoding tRNA 2-thiouridine(34) synthase MnmA, producing the protein MGKQRVIIGMSGGVDSSVAAWLLKQQGYEVVGLFMKNWDDDDDEQYCTSRQDLIDAVSVAELIGIEIEAVNFTAEYKERVFSSFLAEYRAGRTPNPDVLCNAEIKFKAFLEHALKLGADRIATGHYAQLREVDGLYQLLKAEDGLKDQSYFLYRLNQDQLARTLFPLGTMHKRDVRALARKLGLPNYDKKDSTGICFIGERPFREFLSRYLPSEPGDITTVEGRVIGRHMGLMYYTIGQRQGLGIGGPGQAWYVAGKDIQRNRLVVVQGREHPALLSSALIASELSWISGRPPHTHWVYGAKTRYRQKDAPCEIERVDADHCEVRFAEPQWAVTPGQSLVVYESRVCLGGGIIARAVPVTDDLPAQAELQAG
- the purB gene encoding adenylosuccinate lyase, with amino-acid sequence MGFTPLTALSPLDGRYHGKTAPLADYFSEFALIRYRVRVEVEWLKALCAAEALREIHPLSNSAIARLEGLVENFSLADAEAIKAWEARINHDVKAIEYWLREKLALDPETARVARFVHFACTSEDINNLCHALMLRDSRARVALPLMDRLIDALSALADSTADMPMLSRTHGQPATPTTLGKELANFAYRLGRQRRRLAAIRLSAKINGAVGNYNAHLAAYPDFDWESFARAFVEQLDLEFNPYTTQIEPHDVIAELFDAYAAFNVVLLDLDRDIWGYISLGYFRQHTTEGEVGSSTMPHKVNPIDFENSEGNLGIANALLRHLSEKLPISRWQRDLTDSTALRNMGVALGHSILAYDSCLRGLGKLQPDPARLAEDLDVNWEVLAEAIQTVMKRYGVEDAYEQLKALTRGRSGMTREALHEFLRALSIPPAEKQRLLRLAPSAYTGLASALARRLARSRF
- a CDS encoding DedA family protein, with the translated sequence MDLLAGLLDLLLHLDQHLRELVQSYGTWVYAILFAIVFLETGLVVTPFLPGDSLLFVGGTLAAAGQLNVHWLAVLLTLAGILGDSVNYAIGRYIGPRVFHFEDSRFFKRAYLEKTHAYFERHGGKTIVLARFIPIIRTYAPFVAGVGQMNYRRFLAFNIAGGILWVVSLTYAGYYFGNLPFVKDNLTAIILGIVLVSIMPGVIEYRRQRRAVARTAG
- the secF gene encoding protein translocase subunit SecF, translated to MEFFRIRNDIPFMRHALVFNVISLITFLLAVFFLATRGLHLGVEFTGGTVMEVNYGHEAQIAKIRDTLGRAGLGDAVVQSFGSSQTALIRLPVKPNVSGAQLSETVIKALREDDPTVELRRVDFVGSQVGRELVENGALALLLVSLGIVAYLALRFEWKFGVAAIIANLHDVVIILGFFALFQWEFSLPVLAAVLAVLGYSVNESVVVFDRIRENFRKLRKASTPEIINNAITRTMSRTIITHGSTQIMVTSMLIFGGDTLFYFALALTIGILFGIYSSVLVASPIVMWLGVTREDLVRPERKKEEAVV
- the secD gene encoding protein translocase subunit SecD, yielding MNRYPLWKYLVISAALVLGAIYALPNFFGESPAVQISAAKATAKIDESLLRRAEEVLRKSNIVPEASFFDPTGVKLRFANTDTQLRAKDVLQSELGEAYVIALNLLSNSPRWLANINALPMYLGLDLRGGVHFLLQVDMQGALTKAADRYAQDVRQVLRSKDVRYGGIQREGQGVVVRFRDVAMRDQALTLLEREVPDLALRAEGTDAEPRLVGTLKPEVQKRIQEFALQQNITTLRNRVNELGVAEPIVQQSGADRVVVQLPGVQDTAKAKEILGRTASLEVRLVDEDKMDPVTLQAAIGGQIPLGTDLLYDREGTPYLLKKEVILTGDRISDAQPGFDGQTGEPAVHLTLDGRGATLFQQATRENVGRRIAMVLIEKGRGEVVTAPVVRQEIGGGRVQISGRMTTTEARDVALLLRAGALAAPMEIVEERTVGPSLGADNIRRGFHSTWIGFAALSIFIIVYYSVFGVISVIALGVNLMLLVALLSLLQATLTLPGIAAIALTLGMAIDANVLINERIREELRNGTTPQAAIAAGYERAWATILDSNITTLIAGIALFLFGTGPVRGFAVVHCLGILTSMFSAVFVSRGIVNYVYGSRRKLERLPIGNTDWHKRQQPV